A single region of the Manihot esculenta cultivar AM560-2 chromosome 12, M.esculenta_v8, whole genome shotgun sequence genome encodes:
- the LOC110628068 gene encoding L-type lectin-domain containing receptor kinase IX.1 codes for MASLWSLQNLLFLLLLVLPPANSISFQKPRFDSLDPSIIYEGGATASVGAVEFNSDTYMCQVGRITYADKVPLWDSKSRRLTDFTNHFSFYIDVQGRSSYAAGFAFFLSPVGFHIPPNSAGGFLGLFNITTSDSPQNQIVHVEFDSFPNTEWDPQVQHVGINNNSVHSATYTYWNTSLHTGDTADVWITYAASTRNLTVSWKYQTTQAYNENTSLSYIIDLREVLPEWIQIGFTAATSNLIERHVLQSWEFKSSLEMKETNGENSKKVGLIVGLAVPLAVLISAVVLVFGILWRRKQKRRETPETMNLTSINEDLERGAIPRKFSYNDLDSATKNFSHERKLGEGGFGAVYKGYLANLDMAVAVKKISRGSKQGKKEYITEVRVISRLRHRNLVQLIGWCHEGGEFLLVYEFMPNGSLDSHLFGKKSPLIWAVRYRAALGLAAALLYLHEEWEQCVVHRDIKSSNIMLDSNFNVKLGDFGLARLMDHELGPQTTGLAGTLGYLAPEYISTGRASKESDIYSFGVVALEIATGKKANDPFGQNSDKKLVEWIWDLYGSGKLRIATDERVRQDFDEKEAECLMVVGLWCAHPDYNLRPSIRQAMQVLNFEAELPILPGKMPVPLYHVPTSSSVCSAEPLISCSSIEAGR; via the coding sequence ATGGCCTCTCTCTGGAGCTTGCAAAATTTGCTTTTTCTGCTCCTTCTGGTTCTTCCTCCTGCTAACTCAATCTCCTTTCAGAAACCGCGGTTCGATTCTCTTGACCCCAGTATAATCTATGAAGGAGGTGCAACAGCATCTGTTGGAGCTGTTGAATTCAACAGTGACACTTATATGTGTCAAGTTGGTAGAATCACTTACGCTGACAAGGTGCCTCTCTGGGATTCCAAAAGCAGAAGGCTCACTGATTTCACTAATCATTTCTCTTTTTACATTGATGTCCAAGGTCGAAGTTCTTACGCTGCTGGATTTGCTTTCTTCCTTTCTCCGGTTGGATTTCACATACCACCCAATTCAGCTGGAGGATTTTTAGGCCTGTTCAATATCACAACTAGTGACTCCCCACAAAACCAAATCGTTCACGTTGAATTTGACTCCTTCCCGAATACTGAATGGGATCCTCAGGTTCAGCATGTGGGGATTAATAACAATTCAGTTCATTCAGCTACGTATACATATTGGAATACTAGTTTGCACACTGGAGATACTGCTGATGTGTGGATCACTTATGCTGCTTCAACCAGAAATTTGACCGTGTCTTGGAAATATCAAACAACTCAGGCTTATAATGAGAACACCAGCCTTTCGTATATTATTGATCTCAGGGAGGTTCTGCCTGAGTGGATACAGATTGGATTTACAGCTGCTACAAGTAATCTGATAGAACGCCATGTACTTCAATCCTGGGAGTTTAAATCGAGTTTGGAGATGAAGGAAACAAATGGCGAAAATTCTAAGAAGGTAGGATTGATAGTTGGCCTAGCAGTTCCATTAGCTGTTCTGATATCTGCTGTGGTTCTTGTATTTGGAATCTTGTGGAGAAGGAAGCAGAAGAGGAGAGAAACACCAGAGACGATGAACTTAACATCAATTAATGAAGACCTTGAAAGAGGAGCAATCCCAAGAAAATTTTCTTACAATGACCTTGATTCAGCTACCAAAAACTTTTCACACGAGAGGAAGCTAGGAGAAGGAGGGTTTGGAGCTGTTTACAAGGGCTACCTTGCTAATCTAGACATGGCAGTCGCTGTGAAGAAAATTTCAAGGGGTTCTAAACAGGGGAAGAAGGAGTACATAACCGAGGTGAGGGTCATCAGCCGGTTGAGACATCGGAATCTGGTGCAGCTCATCGGCTGGTGCCATGAAGGAGGTGAATTTCTTCTTGTGTACGAGTTTATGCCAAATGGTAGTCTTGATTCTCACCTCTTCGGGAAGAAGAGTCCGCTCATCTGGGCCGTCAGATACAGAGCAGCTCTTGGCTTGGCCGCTGCGCTGCTCTACCTTCACGAAGAGTGGGAACAATGCGTGGTCCACCGGGATATAAAATCAAGCAACATAATGCTTGACTCGAATTTTAACGTAAAGCTTGGAGATTTTGGGTTGGCTCGACTCATGGACCATGAGCTAGGTCCGCAAACAACAGGGTTGGCTGGAACTCTAGGCTACTTGGCTCCAGAATATATAAGCACAGGCCGGGCGAGCAAAGAGTCAGACATCTATAGCTTTGGTGTCGTTGCATTAGAGATTGCTACCGGAAAGAAAGCAAATGATCCTTTTGGGCAAAATTCAGACAAGAAATTGGTAGAGTGGATTTGGGATCTTTATGGAAGTGGCAAACTGAGAATAGCTACTGATGAAAGAGTTCGTCAGGATTTTGATGAGAAAGAAGCAGAGTGTTTAATGGTGGTTGGATTATGGTGTGCTCATCCTGATTACAATCTGAGACCTTCAATAAGGCAAGCAATGCAAGTTCTTAATTTCGAAGCAGAATTGCCAATTCTTCCTGGAAAAATGCCAGTTCCCTTGTATCATGTGCCAACATCATCATCAGTTTGCTCTGCTGAACCTTTAATTTCATGTTCAAGCATTGAGGCAGGTCGTTAA